In Leptospira licerasiae serovar Varillal str. VAR 010, the sequence AGGTAAAACTAAGATCAGTTACGACTTTGTTTCTCTCTTAGATAAATATAATAGGCTGCCCCAACAGCTACGCCAGGAACTACGCCGAGTAGAAGCGCAATCCAACCGTTTTTGATCCCTTTTGTTTTTGCTTCGTATACGATCCAAGCGGCGAGAACGAGCCAGGTAAAAATTATATCCAGAGCATAAGCGCTGGAGAACGGATTTACAAATCCTCCTAAAAACGCAGCAATCACATCGAAGTTTTGTGATAAAGGTGGAAGCACTAAATACAGAAAACCTGCGGTGAACACAGTGCCTAAAGCGATCAGAAGATTTCTAAATGTTGAAAGATTCATTTTTGTACTCTTGGTGAAAAGTTTAATGGCAAAGAATGAGAACTTTTGTAGGGGACGCTACAAGAAATTATGTCCAAAACGGGGAAAAAAATCCGGAGAAGTCTTCCTCGTTCATAATTTTTTTCCAAATTTAATCTAAAGGGGATTATTACAGAATACCGTCTGAATTTCTGTATCTTTGCTTGCGATGATGTTGGAAACAAAGGTTCTTGGACCCTATACAAGGTTAGTCTCGCGGAATTTTTGTAAGAGAGGATCCAAACTTAAATCAAGTTAGTTACTATAGTGGCTCCTTCAGTGAAAGTTCTACGACTTTTTTTATTTAAAAACCGGATTGGCAAAAATCGGATCTGATCCAGAAAGGAAACTGTCCGAATGTCAGATCTACAAGAATTAAAGAAGAAGTTCGGAATCTCCGAATTCAGATCTTCTCAAGAAAAAATCATCGGAGACGTTTTAGAAGGCAAAAACTGCTTAGTTATCATGCCGACCGGTATGGGTAAATCCCTATGTTACCAATTGCCTGCATTAGCCTTAGAAGAATTGACGGTGGTTATTTCTCCATTGATCGCTCTCATGCAGGATCAAGTAGATAAGTTGAAATCTTTGGGGATAGATGCTGAATTTGTAAATTCCGCGCTTGCCAAAGAAGAACGTAATCTTCGTTATGAAAATCTAAAGAACGGAAAATACAAAATTCTTTATGTTTCTCCGGAAAGATTTCGTAAGTCTTCCTTTTTGGAAATTTTTAAAACTAGAAAAGTTTCCTTGCTGGTTGTGGATGAGGCTCATTGTATCAGTCAATGGGGGCACGACTTTCGACCGGACTACACTAAAATTTCGGAATTTAGAAAGATCTTAAATTATCCTAGGATCATCTCTTTAACTGCCACTGCTACGAAAGAGATCCAAAAAGACATTATCAAACAGATCGGATTATCTGAATCGGAAGTTCAGATCTACAATGAAGGGATTTCTAGACCGAATCTTCATCTGGAAGTTAGGACTTTTGTAGATTCCTCCTCTAAAGCAAAGGAACTTATCTCTTATCTAAAAGATCTGAAAGGAAATACTATCGTATACTTTAATCTGATCAAAAATATAGAAAGTTTTTCCCAAACATTGGACATAGAAAAGATCCGGTATAGAGTTTATCACGGGCTACTGTCTTCCGACAAAAGAAGAAAAATACAAAACGACTTTCTAAATTCGAAAGATACTTTGCTTTTGGCCACGAATGCGTTCGGAATGGGAGTGGATAAGGCAAATATTAGGACGATCATTCATGCAGAATTACCTTCTTCTTTAGAATCCTATTACCAAGAAATAGGAAGAGCAGGAAGGGATGGGAAACCTTCGAATTGTATTTTGTTTTATAATCAGGAC encodes:
- a CDS encoding DUF2834 domain-containing protein is translated as MNLSTFRNLLIALGTVFTAGFLYLVLPPLSQNFDVIAAFLGGFVNPFSSAYALDIIFTWLVLAAWIVYEAKTKGIKNGWIALLLGVVPGVAVGAAYYIYLREKQSRN
- a CDS encoding RecQ family ATP-dependent DNA helicase, whose protein sequence is MSDLQELKKKFGISEFRSSQEKIIGDVLEGKNCLVIMPTGMGKSLCYQLPALALEELTVVISPLIALMQDQVDKLKSLGIDAEFVNSALAKEERNLRYENLKNGKYKILYVSPERFRKSSFLEIFKTRKVSLLVVDEAHCISQWGHDFRPDYTKISEFRKILNYPRIISLTATATKEIQKDIIKQIGLSESEVQIYNEGISRPNLHLEVRTFVDSSSKAKELISYLKDLKGNTIVYFNLIKNIESFSQTLDIEKIRYRVYHGLLSSDKRRKIQNDFLNSKDTLLLATNAFGMGVDKANIRTIIHAELPSSLESYYQEIGRAGRDGKPSNCILFYNQDDLTVLMDFIEWQNPDGNFISRAYQVFKTVGEKLSSLDYEELQSMLVHKNRGDHRLQTVLNLFERHGVTSGDLERRSLVLRGKLPEVLTDPKVLEERKKASLNRLYRMLMYLKSEKCRREFLYEYFDATFHSCENCDNCSKVS